Proteins encoded in a region of the Gulosibacter sediminis genome:
- the hrcA gene encoding heat-inducible transcriptional repressor HrcA, protein MVSERSLEVLRAIIGDYVATHEPVGSKRLVERYQFGVSAATIRNDMAALEEADLIAAPHTSSGRVPTDKGYRVFVDRLADVRPLTTAQRRAIEQFMEGSLEPEELLTRSVRTLAQLTGTVAIGHLPSLLDAHIHRIELVSLSVRRVLVVLITDTGRVEQRIVDLERDTGDEEFLALRDLVNERLVGKRLEDAAAELRELHDGDDLGGVADRVLQSLVQQVFANRDDKLIIAGAANLALTEHDFSSIFPVLEAIEEQVVLLRLVGELDLDERGVAVSIGHENLNSALEETSILATGYTPDGDARVGILGPTRMDYQRNIAAVRAVARYLSRSFDTPS, encoded by the coding sequence ATGGTGAGCGAACGCAGTCTTGAGGTGTTGCGCGCCATCATCGGCGACTACGTCGCCACGCACGAGCCCGTCGGGTCGAAACGGTTGGTGGAGCGCTATCAGTTTGGCGTGTCTGCTGCGACGATTCGCAACGACATGGCCGCCCTCGAAGAGGCCGATCTCATCGCCGCACCCCACACCTCGTCGGGCCGCGTGCCCACCGACAAGGGGTACCGCGTGTTCGTCGATCGCCTCGCCGATGTGCGCCCCCTCACCACGGCGCAGCGCCGGGCGATCGAGCAGTTCATGGAGGGCTCGCTCGAACCCGAGGAATTGCTCACGCGTTCGGTGCGCACGCTCGCGCAGCTCACCGGCACCGTCGCGATCGGCCACCTGCCCTCGCTGCTCGACGCACACATCCACCGCATCGAACTCGTGTCGCTCTCGGTGCGCCGCGTGCTCGTGGTGCTCATCACCGACACCGGCCGCGTCGAACAGCGCATCGTCGACCTCGAGCGCGACACCGGCGACGAGGAATTCCTCGCGCTGCGCGACCTCGTAAACGAACGCCTCGTCGGCAAGCGGCTCGAGGACGCCGCGGCCGAGCTGCGCGAACTGCACGACGGTGACGACCTTGGCGGCGTCGCCGACCGCGTGCTGCAGTCGCTCGTGCAGCAGGTGTTTGCCAACCGCGACGACAAGCTGATCATCGCCGGCGCGGCGAATCTCGCGCTGACTGAGCACGATTTTTCGTCGATCTTCCCCGTGCTCGAGGCGATCGAAGAGCAGGTAGTCTTGCTGCGGCTCGTCGGCGAGCTCGATCTCGACGAACGAGGCGTCGCGGTGTCGATCGGCCACGAGAACCTCAACTCGGCGCTTGAGGAGACGAGCATCCTCGCCACCGGCTATACCCCCGACGGCGACGCCCGAGTCGGTATCCTCGGTCCGACGCGCATGGACTATCAGCGCAACATCGCCGCCGTTCGCGCGGTCGCGCGATACCTCTCGCGCAGCTTCGACACTCCGAGCTGA
- the era gene encoding GTPase Era: protein MSEYRAGFVTFIGRPNVGKSTLTNALVGEKIVITSSKPQTTRRAVRGVVHRDHGQLVIVDTPGVHRPRTLLGQRLNDVVEETLAEVDVVGFCVPADEELGPGDRFINEWVDKAKRAKKVALVTKVELVSKAKVAEQLLALAELREWDAIIPVSSLDDINLEPLVDELIALMPESEALYPADMITEERYSQRVEELIREAALEGVHDELPHSIAVQIEDILDDEDGGREIFANVIVERDSQKGIVIGKGAQRLKMVRQHAAKQISAISPGKVKLTLHVKVAKDWQRDPKQLGRLGF, encoded by the coding sequence ATGAGCGAGTACCGGGCCGGATTCGTCACGTTCATCGGGCGCCCGAATGTGGGCAAATCGACCTTGACCAATGCGCTCGTGGGCGAGAAGATCGTCATCACCTCGTCGAAGCCGCAGACCACCCGGCGCGCGGTGCGCGGCGTCGTGCACCGCGACCACGGCCAGCTCGTCATCGTTGACACGCCCGGTGTCCACCGTCCGCGCACCCTACTCGGCCAGCGGCTCAACGATGTTGTCGAGGAGACGCTTGCCGAGGTCGATGTCGTCGGCTTCTGCGTGCCCGCCGATGAGGAACTCGGCCCGGGTGACCGCTTCATCAACGAGTGGGTCGACAAAGCGAAGCGGGCGAAGAAGGTGGCCCTCGTCACCAAGGTGGAGCTCGTATCAAAGGCCAAAGTCGCCGAGCAGCTGCTCGCGCTCGCCGAGCTGCGTGAGTGGGATGCGATCATTCCGGTGTCGTCGCTCGACGACATCAACCTCGAACCCCTCGTCGACGAGCTCATCGCGCTCATGCCCGAGTCAGAGGCTCTGTACCCAGCCGACATGATCACCGAGGAGCGCTACTCGCAGCGCGTCGAGGAGCTGATTCGCGAGGCCGCCCTCGAGGGCGTGCACGACGAATTGCCGCACTCGATCGCGGTGCAGATCGAAGACATCCTCGACGATGAGGACGGCGGCCGCGAGATTTTCGCGAATGTCATTGTCGAGCGCGACAGCCAGAAGGGCATCGTCATCGGCAAGGGCGCCCAGCGACTCAAGATGGTGCGCCAGCACGCCGCAAAGCAGATCAGCGCCATCTCACCCGGCAAGGTGAAATTGACGCTGCACGTCAAGGTGGCGAAAGATTGGCAGCGTGACCCAAAGCAGCTCGGCCGTCTCGGCTTCTGA
- the thyX gene encoding FAD-dependent thymidylate synthase, which translates to MSGEIEFRSDVTVELVRAQATDRDVLFAARVSTVGEQSLDSATGDTAELAKRDRGLINYLMRDRHGTPFEHNSLTFYVQAPLFVFREFQRHRMASYNEESGRYRELRPVFYVPAAERNLRQEGRPGKYEFFPGSAEQVDLVQTEVRTQSEAAYASYQRMLDAGVAREVARTVLPLNIYSSMYVTMNARSLMNFLSLRRKAEGSTFPSFPQREIEMCAEKMEDLWSQHMPVTAEVFQANGRVAP; encoded by the coding sequence GTGAGTGGTGAGATCGAATTCCGTAGCGACGTAACCGTCGAACTCGTCCGGGCCCAGGCCACCGACCGTGATGTGCTGTTCGCAGCCCGCGTCTCGACCGTGGGTGAACAGAGCCTCGACTCGGCAACCGGTGACACCGCCGAACTCGCGAAGCGCGACCGCGGTCTCATCAACTACCTTATGCGCGATCGCCATGGCACCCCGTTCGAGCACAACTCGCTCACGTTCTACGTGCAGGCGCCGCTCTTCGTCTTCCGCGAGTTCCAGCGTCACCGCATGGCGAGCTATAACGAGGAGTCGGGCCGCTACCGCGAGCTCCGCCCAGTCTTCTACGTGCCCGCGGCCGAGCGCAACCTCCGCCAGGAGGGCCGCCCCGGCAAGTACGAGTTCTTCCCCGGCAGCGCTGAGCAGGTCGACCTCGTGCAGACCGAGGTGCGCACGCAGTCCGAGGCGGCGTACGCGAGCTACCAACGGATGCTCGACGCCGGCGTCGCCCGCGAGGTCGCGCGCACGGTGCTGCCGCTCAACATCTACTCGTCGATGTACGTGACGATGAACGCCCGCTCGCTCATGAACTTCCTCTCGCTGCGCCGCAAGGCCGAGGGCTCGACCTTCCCGTCGTTCCCACAGCGCGAGATCGAGATGTGCGCCGAGAAGATGGAAGACCTCTGGTCGCAGCACATGCCCGTGACCGCCGAGGTGTTCCAGGCAAACGGTCGCGTTGCCCCCTAG
- a CDS encoding PhoH family protein — MLHLLGPGDRLLSTIEAEHPNVTVLVRGNEVHLRGDVDDVELAERLVREMASLAGSGAVLAPDEVARSKQLLSNGAGPSPTQIFGEAIVNARGRAVRPKTLGQKRYVDAIDVNTVTFGIGPAGTGKTYLAMAKAVQALQRNEINKIVLTRPAVEAGERLGFLPGTLNDKIDPYLRPLFDALGDMLDPDLVVKLMSQNVVEVAPLAYMRGRTLNDAYVILDEAQNTTQEQMKMFLTRLGFGSKLVVTGDVTQVDLPGGNSGLRHASRVLRDIPDIHFAELTSDDVVRHSLVAKIVDAYDEYTSRQEQSR; from the coding sequence ATGCTGCACCTGCTGGGGCCGGGCGACCGCCTCCTGAGCACCATCGAGGCAGAGCATCCAAACGTCACGGTGCTCGTGCGCGGCAACGAGGTGCACCTGCGTGGCGACGTCGACGACGTCGAGCTCGCCGAGCGACTCGTGCGCGAGATGGCGTCGCTCGCCGGCTCGGGCGCGGTGCTCGCGCCCGACGAGGTCGCACGCTCGAAGCAACTGCTGTCGAACGGCGCAGGACCCTCGCCGACGCAGATATTCGGTGAGGCCATCGTCAACGCGCGAGGCCGCGCGGTGCGCCCCAAGACGCTCGGGCAGAAGCGCTACGTCGACGCCATCGACGTCAACACCGTCACGTTTGGCATCGGCCCCGCCGGAACCGGCAAGACGTATCTCGCGATGGCGAAGGCCGTGCAGGCCCTGCAGCGCAACGAGATCAACAAGATCGTGCTCACGCGACCCGCCGTCGAGGCGGGGGAGCGCCTCGGCTTTCTGCCGGGCACGCTCAACGACAAGATCGACCCCTACCTGCGACCGCTGTTTGACGCCCTCGGCGACATGCTCGACCCCGATCTTGTCGTCAAGCTGATGAGCCAGAACGTCGTCGAGGTGGCACCGTTGGCCTACATGCGCGGCCGCACGCTCAACGATGCCTACGTGATTCTCGACGAGGCGCAAAACACGACGCAGGAACAGATGAAGATGTTCCTCACCCGCCTGGGCTTCGGCTCGAAGCTCGTGGTGACGGGCGACGTCACCCAGGTCGATCTGCCCGGCGGCAACTCCGGCCTTCGGCACGCGTCTCGCGTGTTGCGCGACATCCCCGACATCCACTTTGCCGAGCTGACGAGCGACGACGTCGTGCGCCACAGCCTCGTCGCCAAGATCGTCGACGCCTATGACGAATACACGAGCCGCCAGGAGCAGAGCCGATGA
- a CDS encoding tetratricopeptide repeat protein, whose product MRRFSGAQIGVYVLLALMAIYLFAIAGIVWGLVTSGEVIGIVMGFALIVFPIVGVLFVMRDLRFVLQSNRLIDRMAEAGELPEDNLPRQKSGRPDRAAADAEFESWKDRVEANPGDWRNWVLLGLAYRASGDTPRARQALRRAIELERAA is encoded by the coding sequence ATGCGGCGGTTCAGCGGGGCGCAGATCGGCGTCTACGTGCTGCTCGCGCTCATGGCGATCTACCTGTTCGCCATCGCCGGCATTGTTTGGGGCCTCGTCACGAGCGGCGAGGTCATCGGCATCGTCATGGGCTTCGCGCTCATCGTGTTTCCGATCGTCGGCGTGCTGTTCGTCATGCGCGACTTGCGCTTCGTGCTGCAATCGAACCGCCTCATCGACCGGATGGCCGAGGCCGGCGAACTGCCCGAGGACAACCTGCCCCGACAGAAAAGTGGGCGACCCGACCGCGCCGCGGCCGACGCCGAGTTCGAGTCGTGGAAAGACCGGGTCGAGGCGAACCCCGGTGATTGGCGCAACTGGGTGCTGCTCGGCCTCGCGTATCGGGCTTCGGGCGACACGCCGCGCGCTCGTCAGGCGCTTCGGCGCGCGATCGAGCTCGAGCGCGCTGCCTAA
- a CDS encoding hemolysin family protein, whose amino-acid sequence MSGPLVVLITILLIVGAALLAAVESAIAVLSRADVVDEAEAAGSPETLRRIGDNMSGHREAVGFARIGAETLATVLISVWFATFVAQPWLAFLFASLIMLAVHVLFTGSTPRTIGRTHPRDTLRLLGWLARGGRIVFGPISDLLGALGDIVTPSQKHRHATVSSEEQLLSMVDAATEQEVLDEDDRELIHSVFDFSDRLVREVMVARTDMLTVDAADTVHEGLRSLLEVGISRAPIVGRDSDDIRGIAYQKDLARHLLEHPESTLEVASLARPAVFVPESLAADTLLRRMQRDSTHFAMVVDEYGGIAGLVTLEDLIEELVGEISDEFDRGGDEFERLDDGTLVVSSRMNITDLGELLDIDLEHEDVDSVGGLLTTALGRIPQLGDHAEIEGLALLADRVGRRHRVTRIQVRVLAPQHTNKEEEAA is encoded by the coding sequence GTGAGCGGGCCGCTCGTCGTCCTCATCACCATCCTCCTCATCGTCGGCGCTGCCCTGCTGGCGGCCGTCGAGTCGGCCATCGCAGTGCTCTCGCGCGCCGATGTCGTGGATGAGGCCGAGGCGGCGGGCTCGCCGGAAACGCTGCGGCGCATCGGCGACAACATGTCGGGTCACCGCGAAGCGGTCGGCTTCGCCCGTATCGGCGCCGAAACGCTGGCGACCGTGCTCATCTCGGTCTGGTTCGCCACGTTCGTGGCTCAGCCGTGGCTCGCGTTTCTCTTCGCGTCGCTGATCATGCTCGCGGTGCACGTGCTCTTCACCGGATCGACGCCGCGCACGATCGGTCGCACGCATCCGCGCGACACGCTGCGGTTGCTCGGTTGGCTCGCGCGCGGTGGTCGAATCGTCTTCGGCCCGATCAGTGATCTGCTCGGCGCGCTCGGCGACATCGTGACCCCCTCGCAGAAGCACCGACACGCCACCGTCTCGAGCGAGGAGCAGCTGCTTTCGATGGTCGACGCCGCGACCGAGCAGGAGGTGCTCGACGAAGACGATCGCGAGCTCATCCACTCGGTGTTCGATTTCTCGGACCGCCTCGTGCGCGAGGTGATGGTTGCGCGTACCGACATGCTCACGGTCGACGCCGCCGACACCGTGCACGAAGGCCTGCGCTCGTTGCTCGAGGTCGGGATCTCGCGCGCGCCCATTGTCGGCCGCGATAGCGATGACATCCGGGGCATCGCCTACCAGAAGGACCTCGCGCGGCACCTGCTCGAGCATCCCGAATCCACGCTCGAGGTTGCCTCGCTCGCGCGGCCCGCCGTGTTCGTGCCCGAGTCGCTCGCCGCCGACACGCTGTTGCGCCGGATGCAGCGGGATTCGACGCACTTCGCCATGGTCGTCGACGAGTACGGCGGCATCGCTGGCCTCGTGACGCTCGAAGACCTCATCGAGGAGCTCGTCGGCGAGATTAGCGACGAGTTCGACCGCGGCGGTGACGAGTTCGAGCGGCTCGATGACGGTACGCTCGTAGTCTCGTCGCGCATGAACATTACCGATCTCGGGGAACTCCTCGACATCGACCTTGAACACGAAGACGTGGACTCGGTAGGCGGCCTGCTCACCACTGCGCTAGGCAGAATTCCGCAGCTCGGCGATCACGCGGAAATCGAGGGGTTGGCGCTCCTCGCCGACCGAGTCGGGCGTCGCCACCGCGTCACGCGCATTCAGGTGCGAGTGCTCGCACCCCAGCACACGAACAAAGAAGAGGAAGCAGCATGA
- a CDS encoding 16S rRNA (uracil(1498)-N(3))-methyltransferase, translated as MAHAYFAADLVAVRAGDLITVTGPEARHAVSVARLRVGEQLALLDGEGGSVTAEASEVGNAEFTARALADATVAAEPSPRILLVQALAKGGRDEMALQASVELGIDGVIPWQAQRSVSTWRGDKVAKQRERWQTIAREASKQAVRARVPLVEVPVTTKQLAHLAGTIRLVLLDPIAEAPLSELEPDARDLALVVGPEGGIDEREFALLTEAGAERRRLGANVLRTSTAGPAALAALFTKLGRW; from the coding sequence GTGGCGCACGCCTACTTCGCGGCTGACCTCGTAGCCGTGCGCGCGGGTGACCTCATCACCGTGACCGGCCCCGAGGCTCGGCACGCAGTGAGCGTGGCGCGACTGCGGGTCGGGGAGCAACTTGCGCTCCTCGACGGCGAGGGCGGCAGCGTCACCGCCGAGGCGAGCGAAGTCGGCAACGCAGAGTTCACCGCGCGGGCACTTGCCGACGCGACCGTGGCAGCCGAGCCGAGCCCGCGCATCCTGCTCGTGCAAGCCCTCGCCAAGGGCGGCCGCGACGAGATGGCGCTGCAGGCATCCGTCGAACTCGGCATCGACGGCGTGATTCCCTGGCAGGCGCAGCGTTCGGTCTCGACGTGGCGCGGCGACAAGGTCGCGAAGCAACGCGAGCGCTGGCAGACGATCGCCCGCGAGGCGAGCAAGCAGGCGGTACGCGCACGCGTGCCGCTCGTCGAGGTGCCCGTCACGACCAAGCAGCTCGCGCACCTCGCGGGCACGATTCGCCTCGTGCTACTCGACCCCATCGCCGAGGCGCCCCTAAGCGAGCTCGAGCCGGATGCGCGCGACCTCGCCCTCGTGGTGGGTCCCGAAGGCGGCATCGACGAACGCGAGTTCGCGCTGCTCACCGAGGCGGGCGCCGAACGCCGCCGGCTCGGCGCCAATGTGCTGCGTACGTCGACCGCGGGCCCGGCCGCCCTCGCCGCGCTGTTCACCAAGCTCGGGCGCTGGTAG
- the ybeY gene encoding rRNA maturation RNase YbeY → MSIEINNESGAEVDESSVLGLATFALDYLHVHPDAELSIVFADVAVMEELHVQWMDEPGPTDVLSFPMDELRPGSIERQTPPGLLGDIVVCPEVAAAQALTNRHSTMDEIRFLVAHGILHLLGFDHAEPEEHKRMFGLQDEILAGFAAQERKKQRGRK, encoded by the coding sequence ATGAGCATTGAAATCAACAACGAATCCGGCGCCGAGGTCGACGAGTCGTCGGTGCTCGGCCTCGCGACGTTCGCGCTCGACTATCTGCACGTGCATCCGGATGCGGAGCTCAGCATCGTATTCGCCGACGTCGCGGTGATGGAAGAGCTCCATGTGCAGTGGATGGACGAGCCCGGTCCGACCGACGTGCTCAGCTTCCCCATGGATGAGCTGCGCCCCGGTTCGATTGAACGCCAGACGCCCCCGGGCCTGCTCGGCGACATCGTCGTCTGCCCCGAAGTGGCGGCCGCCCAGGCGCTCACCAACCGGCACTCAACCATGGACGAGATTCGTTTCCTCGTCGCCCACGGCATCCTTCACCTGCTCGGGTTCGACCACGCCGAGCCCGAGGAACACAAGCGCATGTTCGGCCTGCAGGACGAGATCCTCGCCGGCTTCGCGGCGCAGGAACGCAAGAAGCAGCGGGGTCGTAAGTAA
- the dnaJ gene encoding molecular chaperone DnaJ, which produces MADHYETLGVSREASPEEIKKAYRKLARQLHPDVNPSPEAAEKFKDVTAAYDTLSDPQRRQQYDLGDAGGAGGGFGFGDIFDAFFGGQGSRRGPRSRAQRGQDALVRVDLDLAEVIFGTHRDIEIATAVRCETCEGSCCAPGTSPTTCSTCGGAGEVTRQVRSVLGPVVTSSPCGVCQGYGTVIEHPCDTCHGQGRVRSQVTLPVDIPAGVDTGLRLHLPGQGEAGAAGGAYGDIYLEIRVREDETFTRDGDNLLATIEVSMVDAVFGTTTTLPGVDGDIELEIPAGAQSGDVLTVRGRGVTRLRSPIRGDLDVTLQVRTPTKLDHKQKDLLKQFAERDKHPLTPGLIKDQPGLFSKLRGKFGR; this is translated from the coding sequence TTGGCAGACCACTACGAGACACTCGGTGTGAGCCGCGAGGCAAGCCCCGAAGAGATCAAGAAGGCGTACCGCAAGCTGGCCCGTCAGTTGCACCCCGACGTCAACCCATCGCCCGAGGCGGCCGAGAAGTTCAAAGACGTTACCGCTGCCTACGACACGCTCTCTGACCCGCAACGGCGGCAGCAGTACGACCTCGGCGATGCCGGTGGCGCCGGTGGCGGCTTCGGATTTGGCGACATCTTCGACGCGTTCTTCGGGGGCCAGGGTTCGCGCCGCGGCCCGCGTTCACGCGCGCAGCGGGGGCAGGATGCGCTGGTGCGCGTCGACCTCGACCTCGCCGAGGTGATCTTCGGCACGCATCGCGACATCGAGATCGCGACCGCCGTGCGCTGCGAGACCTGTGAGGGCAGCTGCTGCGCGCCGGGCACGAGCCCGACGACCTGCTCGACCTGTGGCGGCGCGGGCGAGGTCACTCGCCAGGTGCGCTCCGTGCTCGGCCCGGTCGTCACCTCCAGCCCCTGCGGCGTGTGCCAGGGTTACGGCACCGTCATCGAACACCCCTGCGACACCTGCCACGGCCAGGGCCGCGTGCGTTCGCAGGTGACCCTGCCGGTCGACATTCCCGCAGGTGTCGACACCGGCCTGCGCCTGCACCTGCCGGGCCAGGGCGAGGCCGGCGCCGCCGGCGGTGCCTACGGCGACATCTATCTCGAGATTCGCGTGCGCGAGGACGAGACCTTCACCCGCGACGGCGACAACTTGCTGGCCACCATCGAGGTTTCGATGGTCGACGCCGTGTTCGGCACCACGACGACGCTGCCGGGCGTTGACGGCGACATCGAGCTGGAGATCCCGGCGGGCGCGCAGTCGGGCGACGTGCTCACCGTGCGCGGCCGTGGCGTGACCCGCCTGCGCAGCCCCATTCGCGGTGATCTCGACGTGACGCTGCAGGTGCGCACGCCGACGAAGCTCGACCACAAGCAGAAGGATCTGCTCAAGCAGTTCGCCGAGCGTGACAAGCACCCGCTTACGCCAGGCCTGATCAAGGACCAGCCCGGGCTGTTCTCGAAGCTGCGCGGAAAGTTCGGCCGCTAG
- a CDS encoding sensor histidine kinase produces the protein MTQSSSAVSASDVPPQPRRRANSPLPAWLRQTVGHNGQHRWLVDSIFGIGMMLTIGFPFTTRADWSYFFNWASVPVWLLFTAACVIRRVSPWSSFVLVTIGFCIKLLLGLRPHGMEIAILIVLYTGAVWGSRALFYLTAVASVVYPVVQSAYIATFPQDMPFITIFAGDGIVSLDRIIVNFSIVAVPLTLFAMISWVAGALQRMQISTSRSAHSAQIAELEYQRAQEQLVVEQERSQIARDMHDVVAHSLAVVVAQADGGRYLMKSSPQAVEPVLATISETARDALLDVRGLLSQLRHTQAETERKTLDDLTPLIGRIRAAGLNLQTNVQGERHPVGANAEVAIYRLVQESLTNALKYGDGRFPTRLQTLWGEQFEITVRNRVSRKPKFQRGSRHGLVGMRERLAVVGGTVTAGPQGDDWVVTATVPYADRSRAAATPGLPNLQNEDANGTT, from the coding sequence GTGACCCAAAGCAGCTCGGCCGTCTCGGCTTCTGACGTACCGCCGCAGCCGCGGCGGCGCGCCAACTCGCCGCTGCCGGCCTGGCTGCGGCAAACGGTAGGCCACAACGGGCAGCACCGGTGGCTCGTCGACAGCATCTTCGGCATCGGCATGATGCTGACGATCGGATTCCCGTTCACGACCCGGGCCGACTGGAGCTACTTCTTTAATTGGGCCTCGGTGCCGGTGTGGCTGCTGTTCACCGCCGCCTGCGTCATCCGTCGCGTCTCGCCGTGGAGCTCATTCGTGCTCGTCACGATCGGCTTCTGCATCAAGCTGCTGCTCGGCCTTCGGCCGCACGGCATGGAAATCGCGATCCTCATCGTGCTCTACACGGGTGCCGTCTGGGGCTCGCGCGCGTTGTTCTACCTCACGGCCGTCGCGAGCGTGGTGTACCCCGTGGTGCAATCGGCGTACATCGCGACGTTCCCGCAAGACATGCCGTTCATCACGATCTTCGCGGGCGACGGTATCGTCAGCCTCGACCGCATCATCGTGAACTTCTCGATCGTCGCCGTGCCGCTCACACTCTTCGCGATGATCAGTTGGGTCGCCGGCGCCCTGCAGCGCATGCAGATCTCGACGAGCCGCTCGGCGCACTCGGCACAGATCGCCGAGCTCGAATATCAGCGTGCGCAAGAACAGCTGGTGGTCGAACAGGAGCGCAGCCAGATCGCCCGCGACATGCACGACGTTGTCGCGCACTCGCTGGCCGTAGTGGTCGCGCAGGCCGACGGAGGCCGATATCTCATGAAGAGCTCACCGCAGGCGGTTGAACCGGTGCTCGCGACCATTTCCGAGACCGCCCGCGACGCGCTGCTCGACGTGCGCGGCCTGCTCTCGCAGCTGCGGCACACGCAGGCCGAAACTGAGCGAAAGACGCTCGACGACCTCACGCCGCTCATCGGCCGCATCCGCGCCGCGGGCCTTAATCTGCAGACGAACGTGCAGGGGGAGCGGCACCCCGTGGGCGCGAACGCCGAGGTCGCCATCTACCGGCTCGTGCAGGAGTCGCTCACGAACGCCCTGAAGTACGGCGACGGGAGATTCCCGACTCGACTGCAGACGCTGTGGGGCGAGCAGTTCGAGATCACCGTGCGCAACCGAGTCTCGCGCAAGCCGAAATTCCAGAGAGGTTCGCGCCACGGGCTCGTCGGGATGCGCGAACGGCTCGCCGTCGTCGGGGGCACCGTCACCGCCGGGCCACAGGGCGATGACTGGGTGGTGACCGCGACGGTACCCTATGCGGATCGCTCGCGCGCCGCAGCAACTCCGGGCTTGCCGAACCTGCAGAACGAGGATGCGAACGGCACAACGTAA
- the hemW gene encoding radical SAM family heme chaperone HemW, with translation MPPSALPDGDPVPQNGALPEAAAQGLTGRQFGAYVHIPFCRVRCGYCDFNTYTATELRGVSQSSYADAVAQEVALARGVLDDAGHREPLSTVFFGGGTPTLLPAADLVRTLATLRDTFGIVDDAEITTEANPDSVDEQYLRELVEGGFTRVSFGMQSAVPHVLRTLDRTHDPLRVPDVVAAAKAVGLDASVDLIYGTPGESLDDWRRSVDAALALAPTHISAYALIVEPGTALARQIRRGEVAEVDDDLQAEMYEYADAAFAKAGYRWYEISNWSLDGEHPSRHNLAYWHDTDWWGFGPGAHSHINGTRFWNVKHPAAYAQRLAQGDSPAAAREVLDDEQRYAERVLLRSRLVEGLPLAELRDRRGVAELIADGLVDGAAAIRGTLQLTVRGRLLADVVARALA, from the coding sequence TTGCCCCCTAGCGCGCTGCCCGACGGCGACCCGGTTCCTCAGAACGGCGCGCTGCCCGAGGCTGCCGCCCAGGGGCTCACTGGCAGGCAGTTCGGGGCGTATGTGCACATCCCGTTCTGCCGGGTGCGCTGCGGCTACTGCGACTTCAACACCTACACCGCGACCGAGCTGCGCGGCGTGAGCCAGTCGAGCTACGCGGATGCGGTAGCCCAGGAAGTCGCGCTGGCCCGGGGTGTGCTCGACGACGCCGGGCATCGGGAGCCGCTCAGCACGGTGTTCTTCGGCGGCGGGACGCCCACGCTGTTGCCGGCGGCCGACCTCGTACGCACGCTCGCGACGCTGCGCGACACGTTTGGCATCGTCGACGACGCCGAGATCACGACTGAGGCGAACCCCGACTCGGTCGATGAGCAATACCTCCGTGAGCTCGTCGAGGGCGGCTTTACTCGCGTGAGCTTCGGCATGCAGTCGGCGGTGCCGCACGTGCTTCGCACGCTCGACCGCACCCACGACCCGCTCCGCGTGCCCGACGTGGTCGCTGCCGCGAAGGCGGTCGGCCTCGACGCCTCCGTCGACCTCATCTACGGCACGCCGGGGGAGTCGCTCGACGATTGGCGTCGCTCGGTAGACGCCGCGCTCGCGCTCGCGCCGACACATATCTCGGCGTACGCCCTCATCGTCGAACCGGGCACCGCGCTCGCGCGCCAGATTCGCCGCGGCGAGGTCGCCGAGGTCGACGACGACCTGCAGGCCGAGATGTACGAGTACGCCGACGCGGCCTTCGCCAAGGCCGGGTACCGCTGGTACGAGATCTCGAACTGGTCGCTCGACGGCGAGCATCCCTCGCGCCACAATCTCGCGTACTGGCACGACACCGACTGGTGGGGCTTTGGCCCGGGGGCGCATAGCCACATCAACGGCACGAGGTTCTGGAACGTGAAGCACCCCGCTGCCTACGCGCAGCGGCTCGCGCAGGGCGATTCGCCCGCCGCCGCTCGGGAGGTGCTTGACGACGAGCAGCGCTACGCCGAGCGCGTACTGCTGCGCTCCCGCCTCGTCGAGGGGCTGCCGCTCGCCGAGCTGCGCGATCGGCGCGGGGTCGCGGAACTCATCGCCGATGGCCTCGTCGACGGTGCTGCGGCGATCCGCGGAACCCTGCAACTTACCGTTCGCGGTCGGCTGCTCGCCGACGTGGTTGCCCGAGCGCTCGCCTAA
- a CDS encoding histidine triad nucleotide-binding protein produces MAESIFTRIINREIPAEIVAEDDRVIAFTDINPKAPVHLLVVPKDPQYRDVTELAAGDPELLAHVVATAKRLAGEHGDGDFRLVFNTGANAGQTVFHVHAHVLAGGLEEGSLAAD; encoded by the coding sequence ATGGCCGAGAGCATTTTCACCCGGATCATCAATCGCGAGATTCCCGCCGAGATCGTTGCTGAAGACGATCGCGTTATCGCATTCACCGACATCAACCCGAAGGCGCCGGTGCACTTGCTGGTTGTGCCGAAGGACCCGCAGTACCGCGACGTCACCGAACTCGCCGCCGGCGACCCGGAGCTGCTCGCGCACGTCGTCGCGACGGCGAAGCGCCTCGCGGGCGAACACGGCGACGGCGATTTCCGCCTCGTGTTCAACACCGGCGCGAACGCCGGCCAGACGGTATTCCACGTACACGCGCACGTCCTCGCGGGCGGGTTGGAGGAAGGCTCACTTGCAGCAGACTGA